ACGCCGAGGATCAGCACGAAGGTGCAGATCGCTTCCGTCAGCACGTTGTGCCGCTTGCTGCGAATGGCGGGTGCCGTGCAAAACACCGCGAGCTTGATATCCGGATCGGCTTCGTTTGCGAAATGCTGTCGATACGCGAGCCACACGAGCAGTGCGCCCGCCATGCCGCCGAGCATTTGCGCCGCGATATAACCGCCAACCTTCGACCACGCGAACTTGCCCGCGAGCGCGAGGCTGATCGTCACGATGGGGTTGAGGTGCGCGCCGCTGAACGAGGCCGTCACGTAGACCGCCACGAACACGGCCATCGCCCAGCCCATCACGATGACGATGAGGTCTGCGCCCTTGCCCTTCGTTTTCGCGAGCAGCACGTTTGCCACAGCGCCGTTACCTAGCAGCACGAGAATGGCCGTGCCGATGAATTCCGCAATATAGGGTGACATGATTGTCGTTGTCTCTCTCTGCCCGCGCGGTGCATGCGCACGTGGCGCATGCGATCCCGCTTCGGGTTATGTTAATTAGTTATGCTTGGAAATAGAAAAACGGATTGCGCGGCTCAGTGTGAGTCGTCCGCCCAGGCCTTGGCCGCACGCACCGCACGCTGCCAGCCCGCGCGGCAGGCGTCGACCTGCGCGGATTTCATCGACGGCGCGAAGCGCCGGTCGAGCTTCCACTGGCTCTGCAACTCGCCCACGTTCTGCCAGTAGCCCGTTGCGAGGCCTGCGAGATAGGCCGCGCCGAGCGCCGTGGTTTCGGTGATCCTCGGGCGGACTGCGTCCACGCCGAGCAGGTCGGCCTGGAACTGCATGAGCAGATTGTTCGCGCTCGCGCCGCCGTCCACGCGCAACTCGCCCACGCTGATGCCCGAATCCGCTTCCATCGCGGCCAGCACGTCGAGCGACTGGTATGCGATCGAATCGAGTGCCGCGCGCGCGAGATGCGCCGAGGTCGTGCCACGCGTCACGCCGAACAGCGTGCCGCGTGCGTGCGCGTTCCAGTGCGGCGCGCCGAGGCCCGCGAAGGCCGGCACGAGGTACACGCCATCCGTATGCGCCACGCTCGCGGCGAG
The nucleotide sequence above comes from Paraburkholderia flagellata. Encoded proteins:
- a CDS encoding MIP/aquaporin family protein, with the translated sequence MSPYIAEFIGTAILVLLGNGAVANVLLAKTKGKGADLIVIVMGWAMAVFVAVYVTASFSGAHLNPIVTISLALAGKFAWSKVGGYIAAQMLGGMAGALLVWLAYRQHFANEADPDIKLAVFCTAPAIRSKRHNVLTEAICTFVLILGVLYLASPQVGLGALDALPVGLLVLGIGISLGGPTGYAMSPARDLSPRIMHALLPIPGKRDSDWRYAWIPVFGPLAGGAAAAGLYHYLHAMH